From Thermodesulfovibrionales bacterium:
TGTATTTATCAGGGCAGATGAAAAGGGTCATCTAAAAGAGAGAGAATATGGACCGAGATTCCTGGCAAGAACAGCTGATTTTATTGATCCTGTTATATACAAGGCAGGAAGAAAGATTACCATAGCAGGAGAATTCTCGGGTTTTGAAAAAGGCAAGATAGGAGATATGGAGTATGATTATCCTGTCTTCCTGATAAAGGATATTTACCTCTGGCCTGAAGAAAAGATATACGAGGCTCCCCCCTGGTGGTACGACCCCTGGTATTACTGGTGGTATGATCCGTGGTGGAGATACAGGTATCCATACTGGTATTAAACCTGAGAGATTATACTTAATTATCCTCTAAGTGCATTCTGTTTAAGATATGACAGAAATAAAACTCATCCATGATATTATAGTAAACTCAATAAAAAAGCGATTATCAAGGGAATTTCCTGAGATAAAGATAAATCCCTACGGAGAAAGGTCTTATGCCTTTCAGGACCTCTATCCTGACCTGATAATCTCAGCCCAGGGCATGGTAATTTCTGTTATTGAGGTGGAGACAGAAGAGACCCTTTCAGAACAGAAGGTCACTGAATGGAAGAGATTGGTAGATTCGGGCATAAAACTCACAGTTGTCGTTCCAAAGACCGAAAAGGTTAAGCTTACAGATATGCTCTGGAATAACGGTCTTGCCGGAAAAATAGGAATAGGAACTTTTGAGATAAATATAAATCTTCCCTGAATTATTCAACCTTTGTGTGCCTTATCATCTTCCCCTCAACCATATAGACAACCATCTCGGCAATATTAGTTGCATGGTCTGCAATGCGCTCAATATACTTGGCAATATATGTGATCTTCACAGCCCTTGATACAGTCTTGGGATCCTGGATCATGAAAAAAAGAAGTTCATTGAACACCTGCACAACAAGTCTGTCTACCTCATCATCCCTCTTTATCACATCATAGGCTATCTGGGGGTCTCTCCTTACAAAGGCATCAAGGACATCTATAAGCATACCCTGGGCAATCTCGGCCATTCTGGGTATATCTATATAGGGCTTGAGTGGTGGCTCTTCATTAAGTTCAATTGCCCTCTCGCATATGTCTTCTGCAAGGTCACCCATTCTTTCAAGGTCTGTTGTTATCTTCATTGCAGTTGTAATGAATCTCAGATCACCTGCCTTGGGCTGTCTTAGAGCAATGAGTCTTATGCATTCTTCATCTATCTCCACATCAAGGGCATTTATCTGGTGATCCTTTTTTATGACCTCTCTTGCAAGATCGCTGTCCCTCTCAACAAGGCTCTTAATTGAATCCCTTATAGCCGCCTCAACAAGAAGACCCATCTTTAAGACCTTTTCCTTGAGATTCCTCAATTCCTCATCAAAAACAGCCATTTATCCGAACCTCCCCGTTATATAGTCCTCAGTCAACTTTTCTGAAGGATTGGTGAATATTTTATCAGTTCTGCCGAATTCTATTAATTCACCAAGCATCATAAAACCTGTCCAGTCTGAAATCCTGGCAGCCTGCTGCATGTTATGGGTAACGATTAATATTGTAACACTTTTCTTTAAATCCACCATAAGCTCTTCTATTTTTGCAGTTGCTATTGGATCAAGAGCTGATGTTGGCTCATCAAAAAGAAGTATCTCTGGATCTGTGGCTAAGGCCCTTGCTATACATAACCTTTGTTGCTGTCCACCAGATAATTCAAAGGCTGATTCGTGTAATCTATTTTTAACCTCATCCCACAAAGCTGCCTTTATTAAGGACATCTCTACTTTCTCATCAAGAATACTTTTCTTCTTTATTCCTCTTATCCTTAAACCGTAGGCAACATTTTCATAAATAGACTTAGGGAAAGGATTGGGTTTCTGAAAAACCATACTTATTCTCATCCTCACAGCAATCGGATCAATTCCTTGAGACAGGATATTAATATTCTCAGGATAAAGAAAAATTGAACCTTCATATCTGTTATTAGGATAGAGGTCATGCATCCTGTTAAAACACCTCAATAAAGTTGTTTTACCGCAGCCTGAAGGTCCAATAAGAGCTGTAACCTTATTTTTTTCAACAGGCATATTAATACCTTTTAAAGCATGAACATCTCCGTAATAAAAATTAAGATTCTTCACCTCTGCCTTTAAGTCTCTCGGGTAATTTGTCATAGAACCTACCACCTGATTTTTTTTCTGAATTTGTATCTAATATAAATTGCTATAGCATTCATTAATAAAGTCATTATTAAAAGAATAATACCAGCAGCTGCAGCGTTAAGATGAAATTCCTTCTGAGGTCTGGATACCCAGTTAAACATCTGAATTGGAAGTACGGTAAAAGGATCCATCAGCCATTTAAAGGAAATAAAAGGAAATTCAGATATAAGGGGGGAGGAGGGAAGGAAGGCGATGAATGTTAGTGCTCCTACTGTTATAATTGGAGCCGTCTCTCCGATTGCTCTAGAAAGTCCTATAATTATGCCTGTTAATATACCTCCCATGGAATATGGTAAAATATGCCATCTCACTGTCTGCCACTTTGTTGCACCAAGTGCATAAGAGGCCTCTCTGATTGAATTAGGAATCGCCCTTATAGATTCCCTTGTTGCCATTATTATTATTGGCAGTATAAGAAGTGCAAGGGTTAGACCTCCTGTGAGTATGCTCTCCCCTAATTTGAAAAAATACACGAATAATCCAAGGGCTAACAGCCCATAAACAATGGAAGGCACTCCCGCAAGATTGGATATGTTTATTTCAATTATATTTGTTAACCAGTTTTTTCGTGCATATTCTTCAAGGTAAACTCCGGCAGCAATTCCTAAAGGAACAGCGGCACAGGCAGTTACAATCATAACAAGGAAAGTCCCTACCCATGCTGAAAGTATTCCGGCCTCTTCAGGGAATCTTGAAGGGAAGGAGGTAAGAAATTTATAGCTTAATCTGGAAAAACCATCTATAACTAGATCTACAAAAAGTACTAAAAGTAAAAGAAGCCCTACAAGTGTAGATATAAGACCTACGATAAGAAATATCTGGTCCCAGAACTTTGAAATTGATATTCGTTTTTTTAAATATTCATTCTCTGAATTTTTGTTCATTTAGTAAGCTTCCCTTATCTTTTTTCTTAAAAAGAATCCTATTATATTTAGAATAAGTGTGATAAAAAATAAAACTATCCCAGCTGCAAATATTGTACGGTATTCCATAGTGCCATGGGGCACATCTCCAAGACTCACCTGCACAATATAGGAGGTCAGTGTCTGAACAGGTTCTAATGGGTTGGCTGTAAAATTTGGCATCATACCTGCAGCAATAGCCACCACCATAGTTTCTCCGATAGCCCTTGAAACACCCATTATAAAGGCAGCAGATATGCCTGAAAATGCTGCTGGTATAATTACTTTAAAGGCAGTCTGGAATTTCGTAGCACCCATGGCATAAGAGCCCTCTCTTATATGCATGGGTACTGCCTTCATTGCGTCTTCACTTACAGAACTTACATAGGGAATTATCATTATACCGATTATTATCCCAGGGCTTAAGGCGTTAAATCCTGATAGATCAGGAATTATCTTCTGTAGTAAAGGTGTAAGAAAAAGAAGTGCAAAGTATCCATAGACAACTGTAGGAACTGCCTCAAGAAGCTCAAGTATGGGTTTTACAGTCTCTCTGAATTTGTGAGGTGCATATTCACTGAGATAAATAGCAGCTGTAAGACCAAGTGGCACAGCTACAATTAATGCTATAATTGTTATAAGAAAGGTACCTGCCACAAGAGGTAATATACCAAATTTTGGATCAGCAAAAAGGGGAGTCCAGACCGTACCTGTAAGAAATTCAACTAAGGATACTTCCTTAAAAAAGCCAAAGGACTCATAAGAAAGAATAAAAAC
This genomic window contains:
- the pstB gene encoding phosphate ABC transporter ATP-binding protein PstB; protein product: MTNYPRDLKAEVKNLNFYYGDVHALKGINMPVEKNKVTALIGPSGCGKTTLLRCFNRMHDLYPNNRYEGSIFLYPENINILSQGIDPIAVRMRISMVFQKPNPFPKSIYENVAYGLRIRGIKKKSILDEKVEMSLIKAALWDEVKNRLHESAFELSGGQQQRLCIARALATDPEILLFDEPTSALDPIATAKIEELMVDLKKSVTILIVTHNMQQAARISDWTGFMMLGELIEFGRTDKIFTNPSEKLTEDYITGRFG
- the pstC gene encoding phosphate ABC transporter permease subunit PstC, with the protein product MKSKIKQKIKEHMIEASLFLGALSSIFITVSIVFILSYESFGFFKEVSLVEFLTGTVWTPLFADPKFGILPLVAGTFLITIIALIVAVPLGLTAAIYLSEYAPHKFRETVKPILELLEAVPTVVYGYFALLFLTPLLQKIIPDLSGFNALSPGIIIGIMIIPYVSSVSEDAMKAVPMHIREGSYAMGATKFQTAFKVIIPAAFSGISAAFIMGVSRAIGETMVVAIAAGMMPNFTANPLEPVQTLTSYIVQVSLGDVPHGTMEYRTIFAAGIVLFFITLILNIIGFFLRKKIREAY
- the phoU gene encoding phosphate signaling complex protein PhoU, whose amino-acid sequence is MAVFDEELRNLKEKVLKMGLLVEAAIRDSIKSLVERDSDLAREVIKKDHQINALDVEIDEECIRLIALRQPKAGDLRFITTAMKITTDLERMGDLAEDICERAIELNEEPPLKPYIDIPRMAEIAQGMLIDVLDAFVRRDPQIAYDVIKRDDEVDRLVVQVFNELLFFMIQDPKTVSRAVKITYIAKYIERIADHATNIAEMVVYMVEGKMIRHTKVE
- a CDS encoding Slp family lipoprotein, with the protein product MKMLKLSLISMLVLCASCATPVLKKEILTQAEVADPAKIKAAPEASKARLFILGGLIVTVRNEQSGSMIEAVFIRADEKGHLKEREYGPRFLARTADFIDPVIYKAGRKITIAGEFSGFEKGKIGDMEYDYPVFLIKDIYLWPEEKIYEAPPWWYDPWYYWWYDPWWRYRYPYWY
- the pstA gene encoding phosphate ABC transporter permease PstA — translated: MNKNSENEYLKKRISISKFWDQIFLIVGLISTLVGLLLLLVLFVDLVIDGFSRLSYKFLTSFPSRFPEEAGILSAWVGTFLVMIVTACAAVPLGIAAGVYLEEYARKNWLTNIIEINISNLAGVPSIVYGLLALGLFVYFFKLGESILTGGLTLALLILPIIIMATRESIRAIPNSIREASYALGATKWQTVRWHILPYSMGGILTGIIIGLSRAIGETAPIITVGALTFIAFLPSSPLISEFPFISFKWLMDPFTVLPIQMFNWVSRPQKEFHLNAAAAGIILLIMTLLMNAIAIYIRYKFRKKIRW